The stretch of DNA gtttCTGGCTACCTAAGGGGCTGGGGGATACTCAGCATTGCCCCATGGAGCTCCGCTCAGGGAGGGTgaggagggagagtgggaagcCCTCAGACTAAGGCAAGAGGTGCAACACAAGCACCCAAGCATATAGGATAGGCTCTGAGGTTCGGGacctgaggaggaagaggaggcagggaaACAAAGCAGCTGGTCCAAGAGGCTCCAAGGAGgaagtctggagccaggctgCTCCAGAGGGGCGGGGCCGTGTGCCAGGCGTTGCCCTGTGGCTCTCCCTGCTGTGGCCGCAGGAGGGCGCTCGGCACCCACTGCCTGCACTTGCGGGCCTCACCGTTGAGACACTCCATCTCCGGCTCCTCGCCCTCGGGCTGCTTCTGCAGTCTCTTGGCCTTGCAGCGCTTCTTGCAGTAGAACATGAGGCCCAGCACAGCGATGATGTAGGCCACAGCAGCGCCCACAGACAGCCCAATGGTCTGGATCATCTTGTAGGGTGGAGGGCTGCCCAGGCCCTCCTCCTCCAGCACCGGCTTGTCTGGGAGACCACACAGGACAGGGATGGAGGTGTCCTGGTAGGGTCCGCCCCAGCACACAGCCCTTTTCCCTCCTCCACTACCCATTCCGCATCTcggggcagggatggggtggaggTGTCACGACTATAGAGGCCAAACTGAGGGTCCTATCCCTCGGggtctctccatccctctcagGGTGCAGATAGAGGAGATCCCTCCCAGGGCCCTGTCAGCAGGACAGGGACCAGCCCAGGGCCTCTCAGTCAGCACATTCCCCCCCACTCCCCGGGTCTGCAGGCTAGAGAAACCATGTCCTGTCGCATCCTGCCCTGATATCCCCTCCCCCAGGGACGCTGTGTGTGTGGTTGTCACAGGAAACCTAGGAGGGAACATTTGAGCAAGAGAagtcccccaccaccaccacacacagacTCCCTCAAGATGTGGGGGTGTTCATTaataatcagcccagccagaGGAAGGAACCTAAGATGACTGGGGTGCAATGGGGgtcagcagggaggagaggacagaacgggaTCCCTCCCCCGCTCCCCTACCACAAAAATGGCTTAAGTGCCCTCCGTCCACAGAGAGGTGGCAGAAAAAGAGCCTGCTCCCCCTCACCACCACTTCCTGTGCAGGACCCCTCCCCACCCTACCCACGACGTAGAGGGGGGCCTCTGTGTGCTTGATGTTGCAGCTGTTGCCCGCGATGCAGGTGTAGCGGCCTGAGTCCTCGGGGGCCACGTCATGGATGACTAGAGAGCCATTCTGAAAGATGTGCATCCTGTCCGGAGAGAAGTCACAGCGATGCCCGCCTGCATACCCGACCCAGGGAGCCAGGATGGCAAGAGGGGCAGGCTGGAGCCCCACCTGGGTCCCAGCTTGGTAGGGTCCAGGATGCGGTCTTTGCCCTTCCACTGGATGAGCGGCTTGGGGTCCCCCTGGGCCTCGCACCGCAGcagggctgtgtggccttggTACACAGTTGTGCGTTCCGGCTCCACCTTGAAGGTGATGAAGACTGGATAGGGCGAGACGAGCAAGAGGCAGTGAGTGGTGAGCAATGGAGCCCATGGCCAGGGGGTGGGtttcttggcccagcctcagggcCTGACCCCTATTCGCACCTGCCACGGTGAGCTGCACGTGAGCACGGATTTGGCCCTGTGGCCCATTGGAGGCGATGCAAGTATAGTTGCCAGCGTCGTCTCGGGTCACACGGGCAAAGTGCAGGGTCCCTGCGTTGTCGGTCACCCACTCGGGGAGGCTGCTCCCATCTACAGGGACAAGAAGGAGAGGTATGGGCCTGTGTCACGTTCCACTTGGTCTATCAACTGGGCCCAGGTTGGCCTGGCTTGCATTGCCTTGCCTGTCACTGCACAATTCTGCTCTCTGCTACCATCTTAGTCTTCAGATTCACTGAGAATCCTACAACCACATTCCCCAGAAAAGCACCCCCAGATCCAAGCAGAAGCATCCACTCCCCCCTCAGAACCTACAATCCTATCTTCTCCCTGTCCCTGTTGGTGGGAAGGGAAAAATGGGAcagcccttaaaaaaaaaaagccaacatggCAACTACCGTCAGTGGCTGCAAAAATGCCCAGGCTCTTTCAACCATACTATTTCTGGGAATGTTTCCCAAAGGAAATAAGCCTAAatccaaggagaaaaaaaaaaagccctctggCTTAAAGATATAATTAGAGCAATAAAAGCAGGAGAATGGTTAATAACCCTCATTTCTAACAGTtaggaaacattttaataaattacAGCAAATCCAATCACGGGAGTGTTATTGCAATGGTCAAATCCAGTCTTTGAAGCATAACGTGCTATACCAGGAAAGAGCCCAATAATGCCGGGTTAGATGGATACACACAATCTGAATTGTCTCCTTCTACAGTAAGCGTCTTACTTGTGTACCTTTTAGTAAGTTACAACCTCTGTACAACACAACTAAAATCCTGAGGGAGAAGAATGCAGAAATGGTGGATGGTGGagttaatagatttttttcctcccacgGTTTTCTAAAAGAGTCCATgttgggcttggcggtgtggcctagtggctaaggtcctcgccttgatcccatatggccgctggttctaatcccggcagctccacttcctctctgtctctcctcctctcagtatatctgactttgtaataaaaataaaataaatctttaaaaaaaaaaaaagagtccatgTTAACTTTGGTGTTGAAAAGGAGAAACTAGGCAGGTACTTCAAAGGGTTTGTGgacaatgacattttaaaaaacctattttggtataaaaatatttcatatccACATATGtcaaaagtcttcaaaaagttcatgaacaaTGTATATTAcaataacaaataaacaaaaaacaaaaacaaaaacaaaaaaccctgcacATGAGGGCTGGTGTCGTGGTGACCTCAGTGAActgcagtgctggcttcccatcCGGGCAGAGATTTgagccccggctgctccgcttcccatctaccttcctgctattgcaccttggaaagcaacggaactcggcccaagtacttggttgggcccagatggagcttcaggctcctgactttggtctgacccagccccagtcattgcagccatttgggaagtgaatcagagtatggaagattttctctctccctctctctgcaactctaaaaAATGTACATGGACtgcaaggatttttttaaattctgcttttccacaaactttctgaagactctaATATTTAGAAAAGGGAGAAGAAGGCCTTTCCAGATCCATCCAGTCCCTTGCTGTTCAAGTGGTTAGATGTACAGCGCAGCAGTTTGACCCCTGTAGGCTCTGGTTTCCCTCCCACCCAATTCCCATCTACCAGCTCCACTTTCCTGTCCACATCCACAGCTTCCAGCCCGGCAATCAGGCAAGTTCACATTTCACCCTGCCTGGCCCCACCAACCCTCTACCCCATATCCACACGACACCCACCTGCTCGTACCCACTTAATAGTGGGTTTCTCTCGGCCAGTGGCTGAGCAGGGCACTGTGGCCTCCTTGTCAAACTCCATGCACTGCTGCGGCTGGGGCGGCGGCGTGAACTTGAGCTTCTCTGTTTGGGCAGAGGGCGGGCCAGTGGGCAGGTAGAAAGAATAGGTTCCTCCCCCCGGTGCCCAGTGGCCACCCCACCCATGCAGGCTCACCCAGCACTTGGACACGGGCCTGGGCTTCAATGCTGCCAGCTGGGGTGCTGCTCACACAGCGGTACCACGTGCCATCATACACCTCCACACTGTTGATGCGCAGGGTCCCATTCTTGGACACCTCGAACCGGGAGTCCTGCAGGGGGGTCAACCGTGAGATGTCTCAGAGCCTAAGGCcaccctggcttctccctgggtGGGGAAGGGACAAGCCCAGAAGACAGCAGCTGGGAGGGAGCCCGGTACACCCTCCTCACCTCAGAGATGAGCATCTGGTTCCGGTACCAGACCACGGTGGGTTTGGGGGTGGCCTGGGTCAGGCAGTGCAGGTAGCCCGGCTTGCCCTCCTCCAATTGGCTATCCTGTGGTTTCTGCAGCCACGTGGGCACCGCTAGAGGAAGCAGCAAGACTGAATGACAGGGCCCACCAGCACAGAGGACTCAACCCCAACGGACCCTGACACCCCTGAGTTCAGAAACTGCAAGGACATCAGCCCGGGTAAGAGCCGCAGCAGTCAGCCATGCCCAGCACGCTGGCCTGGGAGCCAGCATCTGCCCCACTGCCACCTTTGTCGTCACAGTCAACCTGCAGGGAAGGATGTCCAGGTGAGTTCACAGATGTAGGTGTGATGTGGTGGGGATATAAAACACTGGCCCTGTGGGACTCCACAGCCCTTGCCCTTCCCACACTCTGCCAAGACtgctctctgctttcctgtgtcaccCACACAGATCCCATCCAGCCCACCTCAGTCCTAACCCCTGGCCGTCCCGCTGAGCTTCAGCCTTGCAAATTCACCTGCCTGCTGGCCATTCCAAGCGCTCCCCCCAGCCCAAcacccactaatgtgcctgggaaagctgcagaggatggctcaagtccttggggcccctgccacccaagtgagagacctggaggaatctcctggcttttcagcttggcctagcctcagctgttgcagccatctggggaatgaaccaacaaattgAAGCTCAGTCtcttaattctgccttccaaataaataaatcttgaaaaaaaaaaaaaaaaaaaaagacagtcacATCCCACAACAGAGCAGCTGGGTTCAGTTGGCACTCTAACTCCTAACTCCACTGCTGagtctgggaggcagtgatggctccagggatcgggctcctgccctccacctgGGACCTTTAGATTAGGGTCACGACTCCAGCTCCTGGACTAACTCCTGCTGGTATAAGCATCTGGAGAAGGAAGCAGTCAATGGAAACATtctatccttctttctctttccatctctacctctcaaataaaacccAAGCCCCTCCAATGCAGCAGGTGAGCCACAGATCCTGATTAGAGGGAGGAGAGTATGTTTGCCTGTCACCCTGTGACAGCCTAGAGGGACGTGGCTTTCCAGCCCCACCCCGAGGTGGCTGGGAGGACAGACCACTCCTCCAGAGCTTTAACAGCCTCACATTCACAAAGCTCTTTCCATATCCAGTTATCTTTGCAGACTCAACCACTTGGAACGACACGAGTCATTATTAGTTGTTATTAAGTGGAACAGGCAGACTGGAaaactgtgcgtgtgtgtgtatgtgatctgTGTGCATCACATATACAGTGCAACGTGTACCTCTTTTAAGCTATCATGAAGGTTTGGAATTAGGTGAAGACATGAAAAAAGTAAGTTCCCAAATATGAGGGCACTTCCcagaatttgtggaaaatgggattaagtTCATTATTTGGGTACCAAAAAAAACtctaaaatgtttgaaatctgtGGTTTGTTCACAATATGTGTTTCCCACAAACATTCAGAAAACCCCTAGTGAACAAGTTGTGCCTGCCTCCAGTGCACTTCCGGTCACTGTGatccttcctcctgcccctttTCTGGGAGCATGTCTACGATCAGGGCCTCCGGAAGAGCAAAAATGCTTCTCACCCATTTCGATCTCTCTGAATACCACACGCAGGATAAACAGAGGGTTCTTCCCGGCCCCATTtcatagaggaagagaggagcGAGCTCGGACAAGGCAGCTGACTTGGGTCCCTGGTCCCTGCAGGTACCAGCTGCAGAGTGGGACCTGGCTCCAGGCATTATCCCTCTGCAGCTGGGAGCGCCGTTTCCCCAGGGGCCTCTCCCCTCCAGACCCTGCGCCAGGCTGGCCACCACCTGCACCAGTAGCATGGCCCACAGGACAGGGGCACTCTCCCACCCTGACACTGTCCCACTCACTGGCCACGGTGATGTTGATGTCCTGTCGCCGCTGGCCAGCCAGATTGGCCGCGAGGCAGGTGTAGACGCCAGCGTCGCCCTCAGCCGTTCTGGTGAACACCAGATCATGGCCATTTTGGTAGACCCTGCcatgggtgggcagccgcacacCGGCATGCTCCCACCACACACTGGGCTCTGGCAGGCCATGCGGGGGCGGGCAGGCCACATGCTCCTCACTGCCAGCAGTGAACACGCGAGGCTCAAAGGGTGCCATGTCTTCAATCTCtgtgggcagagagggagggaaggtgggGGATCACCATGGGTTCAGGCAGCATAGGGCTCTGTTCCCCAAACTCTCCCTGCTTCTTCTCCAGCATCCCCCTCGCTATATCCCAGCCCCCCACCCTAGAACCAGAGACCCACCTGCCAGGTGTAGCGTGGCCTCCAGGATGACGGGGGGCCCCCTCTGGCCTTGGCCGACACAGCGGTAGACCCCTGCATTGCGAGGCCGGACCTGGGTCAGCAGCAGGGAGCCGTTGGCAAACACGGTGGCTCTGCGGAGGTGTTGGGGGCTgcagaggggaaggggaagagagtggTGTTTCCAAGGAGTGGGCTGTGCGCCCCCTCTTGGAGGGAAACATGCAAGAATGTTGCCCTGTGGAGGCTGCAGAAGGGCAAGGACAGGGCGGCAAGAGGGGTGTGGGCACTTCACGCTGGCCTGTGtgcgcatgtgccaggatgcATGACTTGCTCCTGCGTGTGTGACAACCAGAGTCATGAGTCTCATGGTGGGAGGCAGATGGCGGTGTGGCCGGCCACAGCTCCAGGATCTACAGCCCATCGGCCATACCTTCAGTGTGGGAGCCAGGGAGTCACACTCCCAAGGTGCGGGGAAggtgtctgctgctctcctacGACCTCAGTAAGGAAATGTGTCCCTGTGGAAGGTCTGGAAGACCCCGGCACCTCAGGGAGGTGTGTACTTCTTCCAAAAGTTGGGTATGCACTTGTGTGTGCCTTATCTGCACGTGTGCTatcatgtgcttgtgtgtgtgtcgTGTGTGTTCGTGCATATGTGCTTGCATGTGTCCATGTGTACCTGTGTGCACACGGATGTGCATGTATGGGCACACaactgtgtctgtatgtgtggtTTATCTTCTCCATCGAGGAACTTGCTATCCAGGCTGTGACCACCCAGCTTCCTGGGGTCCCCCCTATCCCCggccctccctttcccttccccgaACACAGAGGGTACGAAGCGGCACAGCCAGCCTCCCTGTTCACACAGTGCCTTTGTGCAAATTGGAAAAAGATGCCGTTCCCAGAGATGTTTCCCTTTGTTGCCCTTATATTGGAATAGTAAAAATACTCTTCTGCCATCTGCTGGACACATGAGCTACTACATGCATGAGTCTATAGCGTCTGGGTGGGAGTGCGGTGCACCACCAGGACCACGTTCTCTGGAGATGCTTACCGACTGCGGTTGGTGATGGGAGTGTCATCCTCAAAGACCCATTGCAggcttggggctggctgggccgcGAACTGGCAATGGAACATGGCCTCGTCGTTCCTTGCCACTACCAGGTCCTGGGGTGCCAGCACCACCCTGGCAAAGCTCTCATCTGGGGAAGGGTGGAACAtgaggtggaggtgggtgggaggtgagCATGCAGGGTGGTGAAGCCTCTGCCAGTCCCACCTCACCCTTTCCATCACCAGCCCAGGTTCACCTGCAATATTCAAGGTAaaattctggctgctgcaggcctggCCAAAGGCATTGTGGGCACAGCAGGAGTAAACGCCACTGTGCTCGGGACTGGCCAGCTTGAGGGTCAGGTGGCGCTCCTTGCTGCTGACTGTATGGTTGCTCTGGCCATCCGAGAGGGGAGTCCCATCTCGGAACCACTGGTAGGTGGGCCTGTGGGATGGGGAGAAGGTTGGTGGCTGAATCTGGGGAGACTGCTCCTGGCTGTCTCCCCTGTATCAGGACGctatccccacccccaacccttgGCTCCTTACCGAGGGTGCCCGTCGATGTGGCAGCGCAGCGTGACCTGGGTCTGGGGCTGGATCTCAACCTCGGAGGCTGGGTGCTTCAGGGTCACGGGACCCCCCTCGATCCCTGCAGTAcagtgaggggcagagccggcacaGGGTTAGGGGAGGAGGATGCACAGGAAATCAGGGAACCTTGAAGCTTGACTGAGGGCATTTTTTGCAGGGGTATCAACAGCCACAGGAGATCTGCAGGAACTAGTCCCAATGCTCGCCCCAGGGCCCTACAGGATCCAGCCTGACAATCAagggcttcccatccagcagatAAACAGACCCAAGACTTGAAGAGGGGAAGAAAACAACTTGGCGAAACATGAGACTCTGCAATTTGCTCTGATCCACCTAAGCAGGGAGAGCTGACAGCCACTGTGTCCTGTCAGCTCCATTCAACTGGAAACGGGAGAAGTTGAGGGCAAAGGAGGGTTCCGAGGGGCTCAGCAGTGGAGGGTGTGATGGGGTCAGGAGGGGCAGGCTCTCACATTTGATGTTGAAGGAGGCGTTGGTGCTGCGGGCTTCCTCTCCAGTGACATCATCACGAGCCACGCACTGGAAGGCACCCGAGTCCTGCAGCCGATCCACGGCGGCAAAGCTCAGGCTGCTGCCCTGGGCGGAACGCCGCTCTGTGTCCTGGACGGGCACCCCATTGAGCAGCCAGTAGATGTGTACGGGGCCTGGGGCCTCGACCTCACAGCGCAGCAGTGCCCGGCGGCCTTGCAGAGCATCTTGTGAAGATGGCTCCTTGATGAAGACAATGGCTGCGCTGGCGCCTGCGGTGGGGACATGGTGAAGGCAGGGTCAGAAGGGCCTGGGAGGTGCATCCAGCAAGCGCAGGTGTGACGGTGTGACGGGCCACGGCACCACCACCAGCGAGAGTTCCAGGAAGATTATTTGATGACGGCACGGAGTGTTGTGTAGGACACAATGCCTCTAGCCCTCATCCCGAGGGGCACAAGGAACACCTATCCAGGATggggcttcaatcatggaaatgcCAGAACAAGGCTGTGGGCACCCATGAAGAAGGCAGCCTCAAGGGTGGCATGGCAACAGGCTAGGGAGCAGGGAACACAGGCAGGGAACCCTCCACACCACCTACAGTCAGGATCCCAAGAATTTCCAAGGAAGACAATCTGCACAAATACATACACAGCCATCTACTCAAGGGTGGTGATAAAAGATGTGGCCATGGCTCAGGTGCCCTGCCAGCAGAGTGAGCCAGAGCCTTCTCTGGGGGTGAGTAGCACTCCCCAGTCACCCGACCTGTGGTCACTGCCATGCCAGGGGCAACCCCACATCAGGGGTTAAGGTCAGCTTTTCTGTGCTACCCCTGAGGCTCAGCATTGGCTGAggttggggagggagaaggaagcacTCACAAAGGTGACCCAAAGACCCAGCAACCACAGCATGACAACTGCAGCCAAGTGGGAAACgtgggggggaggagaggaggggacaaGAAGCCTGTGCTGACGAGCATATGGGCTGGGGAGGCGGAGGGCAGGGCCGGGCAGGTGGGTGGCACAGTTACAGGACTGCCAGGAGTTAACACACGGGGCTTTGTTCCCAGGCCACCGTGGGCGCCGCCTGGGGCCACTTGGCCTTAAACTGGGAAGAGGCTGCTCTCCCCACCTGGACCTGCCGCATGAAGACACAGGCTCTGCCCTGGCCAAGGAGGCTGGGCAAGAGCAGGAGAAGGGACTAACACGTCTGGCCCCCTCCCTCTCCAATTACTAAGACTCAGCCACAATGCCCTGGACTAGAAACAGAAAGAGgtcctttatctgctggttcactcctcaaatggccgcaacagccagagctgagctgatctggagccaggagcttctcaggtggatgcagggacccaaggacttgggccctcctctgctgctttcccaggccatttgcaggaagctgaatcagaaatggagcagctaagactcaaa from Ochotona princeps isolate mOchPri1 chromosome 1, mOchPri1.hap1, whole genome shotgun sequence encodes:
- the PTK7 gene encoding inactive tyrosine-protein kinase 7; its protein translation is MGAARGSAASTFWLSLLSVLLLPLLGGASAAIVFIKEPSSQDALQGRRALLRCEVEAPGPVHIYWLLNGVPVQDTERRSAQGSSLSFAAVDRLQDSGAFQCVARDDVTGEEARSTNASFNIKWIEGGPVTLKHPASEVEIQPQTQVTLRCHIDGHPRPTYQWFRDGTPLSDGQSNHTVSSKERHLTLKLASPEHSGVYSCCAHNAFGQACSSQNFTLNIADESFARVVLAPQDLVVARNDEAMFHCQFAAQPAPSLQWVFEDDTPITNRSRPQHLRRATVFANGSLLLTQVRPRNAGVYRCVGQGQRGPPVILEATLHLAEIEDMAPFEPRVFTAGSEEHVACPPPHGLPEPSVWWEHAGVRLPTHGRVYQNGHDLVFTRTAEGDAGVYTCLAANLAGQRRQDINITVATVPTWLQKPQDSQLEEGKPGYLHCLTQATPKPTVVWYRNQMLISEDSRFEVSKNGTLRINSVEVYDGTWYRCVSSTPAGSIEAQARVQVLEKLKFTPPPQPQQCMEFDKEATVPCSATGREKPTIKWVRADGSSLPEWVTDNAGTLHFARVTRDDAGNYTCIASNGPQGQIRAHVQLTVAVFITFKVEPERTTVYQGHTALLRCEAQGDPKPLIQWKGKDRILDPTKLGPRMHIFQNGSLVIHDVAPEDSGRYTCIAGNSCNIKHTEAPLYVVDKPVLEEEGLGSPPPYKMIQTIGLSVGAAVAYIIAVLGLMFYCKKRCKAKRLQKQPEGEEPEMECLNGGPLQNGQPSAEIQEEVALSSLGSGPAAASKRHSMSDKMHFPRASLQPITTLGKSEFGEVFLAKAQGLEEGMAETLVLVKSLQSKDEQQQLDFRREFEMFGKLNHANVVRLLGLCREAEPHYMVLEYVDLGDLKQFLRISKSKDEKLKSQPLSTKQKVALCSQVALGMEHLSNNRFVHKDLAARNCLISVQRQVKVSALGLSKDVYNSEYYHFRQAWVPLRWMSPEAILEGDFSTKSDVWAFGVLMWEVFTHGDMPHSGQADDEVLADLQAGKARLPQPEGCPSKLFRLMQRCWAPSPKDRPSFSEIANTLADSPADTKP